A window of Salvelinus alpinus chromosome 31, SLU_Salpinus.1, whole genome shotgun sequence contains these coding sequences:
- the LOC139561372 gene encoding alpha-actinin-3-like, with translation MMAVETQAQYSTSYMMNEEHQYMTPEDEWDRDLLLDPAWEKQQRKTFTAWCNSHLRKAGTQIENIEDDFRNGLKLMLLLEVISGERLPKPDKGKMRFHKIANVNKALDFICSKGVKLVSIGAEEIVDGNTKMTLGMIWTIILRFAIQDISVEETSAKEGLLLWCQRKTAPYRNVNVQNFHISWKDGLALCALIHRHRPDLIDYSKLKKDDPIGNLNTAFEVAEKYLDIPKMLDAEDIVNTPKPDEKAIMTYVSCFYHAFAGAEQAETAANRICKVLAVNQENEKLMEEYEKLASELLEWIRKTIPWLENRTAEHHMRAMQQKLEDFRDYRRIHKPPRVQEKCQLEINFNTLQTKLRLSNRPAFMPSEGKMVSDIANAWKGLEQVEKGYEEWLLTEIRRLERLDHLAEKFKQKCSLHQSWTSGKEELLSMKDYESASLMEIRALMRKHEAFESDLAAHQDRVEQIAAIAQELNELDYHDASSVNTRCQGICDQWDNLGTLTQKRRDSLERVEKLWETIDQLYLEFAKRAAPFNNWMDGAMEDLQDMFIVHSTEEIHSLITAHDQFKATLPEADKERMATMGIQSEIVKIAQTYGIKLSGVNPYTNLSPQDITNKWETVKHLVPLRDQMLQEEVARQQANERLRRQFAAQANIIGPWIQTKMEEIGHVSVDIAGSLEEQMNSLKQYEQNIINYKCNIDKLEGDHQLSQESLIFDNKHTNYTMEHIRVGWEQLLTTIARTINEVENQILTRDAKGISQEQLNEFRASFNHFDRKRNGMMDPDDFRACLISMGYDLGEVEFARIMTLVDSNNTGVVTFQAFIDFMTRETAETDTADQVMASFKILASDKSYITVDELRRELPPEQAEYCISRMTRYIGADGPAGALDYISFSSALYGESDL, from the exons actTTCACAGCTTGGTGTAACTCCCACTTGAGGAAGGCAGGGACACAGATCGAGAACATAGAGGACGACTTCAGGAATGGCCTCAAGCTCATGCTGCTGCTGGAGGTAATCTCAG GTGAGAGACTGCCCAAACCTGACAAAGGCAAGATGCGTTTCCACAAGATCGCCAATGTGAACAAAGCCCTGGACTTCATCTGCAGCAAGGGAGTCAAGCTGGTGTCCATCGGAGCTGAGG AGATCGTCGACGGTAACACGAAGATGACCCTGGGAATGATCTGGACCATCATCCTGCGCTTCGCCATCCAGGACATCTCCgtggaag AGACCTCTGCTAAGGAGGGTCTTCTTCTGTGGTGCCAGAGGAAGACTGCCCCCTACAGGAACGTTAACGTTCAGAACTTCCACATCAG TTGGAAGGATGGCCTGGCACTGTGTGCCCTGATCCACAGACACAGACCTGACCTCATTGACTACTCCAAACTGAAAAAG GATGACCCCATTGGTAACCTCAACACTGCCTTCGAGGTGGCTGAGAAGTACCTGGACATCCCCAAGATGCTCGACGCTGAAG ACATTGTGAACACCCCCAAGCCTGATGAGAAGGCCATCATGACCTACGTGTCCTGCTTCTACCACGCCTTCGCTGGCGCTGAGCAG gctGAGACAGCAGCTAACAGGATCTGTAAAGTGCTGGCTGTGAACCAGGAGAATGAGAAACTCATGGAGGAGTATGAGAAGCTGGCCAGTGAG CTACTGGAGTGGATCCGCAAAACCATCCCGTGGCTGGAGAACCGCACGGCGGAGCATCACATGAGAGCCATGCAGCAGAAGCTGGAGGACTTCAGGGACTACCGCCGCATCCACAAGCCGCCCCGCGTCCAGGAGAAGTGTCAGCTGGAGATCAACTTCAACACCCTGCAGACCAAGCTGAGGCTGAGCAACCGGCCCGCCTTCATGCCCTCCGAGGGAAAGATGGTCTCG gaCATAGCCAATGCCTGGAAGGGTCTGGAGCAGGTGGAGAAGGGatatgaggagtggcttcttacTGAGATCAGACGTCTGGAGAGACTGGACCACCTGGCTGAGAAGTTCAAACAGAAGTGTTCCCTGCACCAGTCCTGGACCTCAg gtaagGAGGAGCTGCTGTCCATGAAGGACTACGAGTCGGCCTCTCTGATGGAGATCAGGGCTCTGATGAGGAAACACGAGGCCTTTGAGTCTGACCTGGCCGCCCACCAGGACAGAGTGGAGCAGATCGCTGCTATCGCCCAGGAGCTCAA TGAGCTGGACTACCATGATGCGTCCTCAGTGAACACCCGCTGCCAGGGCATCTGTGACCAGTGGGACAACCTGGGTACCCTCACCCAGAAGAGAAGAGACTCTctggag CGTGTGGAGAAACTGTGGGAGACCATCGACCAGCTTTACCTGGAGTTCGCCAAGAGGGCGGCGCCCTTCAACAACTGGATGGATGGAGCCATGGAGGATCTACAGGACATGTTCATCGTCCACAGCACCGAGGAGATccat tccctGATCACAGCCCATGACCAGTTCAAGGCCACCCTGCCAGAGGCTGATAAGGAGCGCATGGCCACCATGGGCATCCAGAGTGAGATCGTAAAGATCGCTCAGACCTACGGCATCAAGCTGTCAGGAGTCAACCCCTACACCAACCTCTCCCCCCAGGACATCACCAACAAGTGGGAGACC GTGAAGCACCTTGTTCCTCTCAGGGACCAGATGCTGCAGGAGGAGGTAGCCAGACAGCAGGCCAACGAGAGGCTGAGGCGCCAGTTCGCTGCCCAGGCCAACATTATTGGACCCTGGATCCAGACTAAGATGGAG GAGATTGGTCATGTGTCTGTGGACATTGCTGGGTCTCTAGAGGAACAGATGAACAGCCTGAAGCAGTATGAACAAAACATTATCAACTACAAGTGTAACATTGACAAGCTGGAGGGAGACCACCAGCTCAGCCAGGAGTCCCTCATCTTCGATAACAAGCACACCAACTACACCATGGAG CATATCCGTGTGGGCTGGGAGCAGCTCCTGACCACCATCGCCCGCACCATCAACGAGGTGGAGAACCAGATCTTGACCCGCGACGCCAAGGGCATCAGCCAGGAGCAGCTCAACGAGTTCCGGGCCTCCTTCAACCACTTCGACAGG aagaGAAACGGCATGATGGACCCAGACGACTTCCGTGCCTGTCTCATCTCCATGGGTTACGAtctg GGTGAGGTGGAGTTTGCCCGCATCATGACGCTGGTGGATTCCAACAACACGGGCGTGGTCACCTTCCAGGCCTTTATCGACTTCATGACCCGCGAGACAGCCGAGACAGACACAGCCGATCAGGTCATGGCCTCCTTCAAGATCCTGGCCTCAGACAAG TCCTACATCACGGTTGATGAGCTACGCAGGGAGCTGCCCCCAGAGCAGGCAGAGTACTGCATCAGCCGCATGACCAG GTACATTGGAGCTGACGGCCCAGCCGGAGCCCTCGACTACATCTCCTTCTCCAGCGCTCTCTACGGAGAGAGCGACTTAtaa